The following proteins are co-located in the Agromyces laixinhei genome:
- a CDS encoding pyridoxamine 5'-phosphate oxidase family protein — translation MSDARRIYTHHPEQTEIDEVLGQRLNAAVGTLNADGSVHLAYVIFLYDDGRFLIETSSVTRKAQNVASRGRATVLVQGVASTGRNLMVSAEGEGRLLEGAEAKQAIACVREKYMVPGALAGIERAWGPIDDVCLVVTPERWRSWTGTLLEEAAVKELGDDYERAWLPDD, via the coding sequence ATGTCGGACGCACGACGGATCTACACTCATCACCCGGAGCAGACTGAGATCGACGAAGTGCTCGGTCAACGCCTCAACGCGGCGGTCGGCACGCTGAACGCCGACGGCTCCGTGCATCTCGCCTACGTGATCTTTCTGTACGACGACGGTCGGTTCCTCATCGAGACGTCGTCGGTCACCCGTAAGGCACAGAACGTCGCATCACGCGGGCGCGCCACCGTACTCGTGCAGGGCGTGGCGTCGACGGGACGCAATCTGATGGTTTCAGCGGAGGGCGAGGGGCGCCTGCTCGAGGGGGCTGAGGCGAAACAGGCGATCGCCTGCGTGCGTGAGAAGTACATGGTGCCGGGTGCACTCGCCGGCATCGAGCGCGCATGGGGCCCGATCGACGATGTCTGCCTTGTGGTCACGCCCGAGCGCTGGCGATCGTGGACGGGCACCCTCCTCGAGGAAGCCGCCGTAAAGGAATTGGGCGACGACTACGAGCGCGCGTGGTTGCCCGACGACTGA
- a CDS encoding aminotransferase class I/II-fold pyridoxal phosphate-dependent enzyme has translation MSVSARAAEAKASVEMVTSFFESMGDVASDPEALDFTFGNPHEMPLPGLTSAMSAQLEPRSVDWFAYKSSQRLAQEAVSAGLRAELGMDFEPDDIAMTQGAFGAISLALAMLADAGDEVVIPVPGWFCYPPMLHAANLAPVGAALDPVTFDLDIDAIAWAITPRTRLVIVNSPANPTGRVYPREAWDALAAVLEEASRTHGRRIWLVSDEPYRRIRFDGIDFASPAASYPWSVIVYSYGKVLLAPGQRLGYLALSPLLPSEERAELRSACMPVQLAIGWGFPNALMQYSAPALESVSIDIAELTRKRDRMHDALTRAGYALTRPEGTFYLWGRAPGGDGAAFCRELAAHGVYLMPGTMFDQPAHFRISLTATMEMIERALPTLVAAPEGS, from the coding sequence ATGTCAGTGTCTGCACGAGCGGCCGAGGCGAAGGCCTCGGTCGAGATGGTGACCTCGTTCTTTGAGAGCATGGGTGACGTTGCGAGCGATCCCGAGGCCCTCGACTTCACCTTCGGGAATCCGCACGAGATGCCGTTGCCGGGCCTCACGAGCGCCATGAGCGCCCAGCTCGAACCCCGATCCGTCGATTGGTTCGCGTACAAGTCCAGCCAGCGGCTCGCCCAGGAGGCGGTGTCCGCGGGCCTTCGCGCCGAACTCGGAATGGACTTCGAACCCGACGACATCGCGATGACGCAAGGGGCGTTCGGCGCGATCTCCCTCGCGCTGGCGATGCTGGCCGATGCCGGTGACGAGGTGGTGATCCCCGTGCCCGGATGGTTCTGCTACCCGCCGATGCTGCACGCCGCGAACCTTGCGCCGGTCGGTGCCGCGCTCGATCCGGTCACCTTCGATCTCGACATCGACGCCATCGCGTGGGCGATCACCCCGCGTACACGCCTGGTGATCGTGAACTCGCCGGCGAACCCGACGGGGCGGGTGTACCCGAGGGAGGCATGGGACGCACTCGCGGCGGTGCTCGAGGAGGCATCCCGCACGCACGGCCGGCGCATCTGGCTCGTCTCCGACGAGCCGTATCGGCGCATCCGCTTCGACGGGATCGACTTCGCGAGCCCGGCCGCCTCCTACCCGTGGAGCGTGATCGTCTACAGCTACGGCAAGGTCCTCCTCGCCCCGGGGCAGCGGCTCGGCTACCTCGCGCTCTCGCCGCTGCTCCCGAGCGAGGAGCGTGCTGAGCTCAGGTCCGCGTGCATGCCCGTGCAGCTCGCGATCGGCTGGGGCTTTCCCAACGCTCTCATGCAGTACTCGGCTCCGGCGCTCGAGTCCGTCTCGATCGACATCGCGGAGCTGACCCGCAAGCGGGATCGCATGCACGACGCGCTCACCCGGGCCGGGTACGCGCTCACCCGGCCCGAGGGAACCTTCTACCTCTGGGGCAGGGCGCCCGGCGGCGACGGGGCGGCGTTCTGCCGCGAGCTCGCCGCGCACGGCGTGTACCTCATGCCGGGCACGATGTTCGACCAGCCCGCGCACTTCCGCATCTCGCTGACCGCGACGATGGAGATGATCGAGCGGGCCCTTCCGACGCTGGTCGCCGCGCCGGAAGGGAGCTGA
- a CDS encoding dehydrogenase: MAGKARRKQAAEPMEFRSQALAEALERQDVAAVALALRHGNTVVPLVKPGPRDKPLDGGEVWTYRDAKTGEIALLLFSDAVNKPENLPPAVGLQSPAWLRTFLKRYESTITTVFLDIAGPHPMQASPAELLRALEA; encoded by the coding sequence ATGGCAGGAAAGGCACGACGGAAGCAGGCAGCCGAGCCCATGGAGTTCCGTTCGCAGGCGCTCGCCGAAGCGCTCGAGCGGCAAGATGTCGCAGCGGTCGCTCTGGCACTGCGCCACGGCAACACGGTGGTGCCGCTCGTGAAGCCGGGGCCGCGCGACAAGCCGCTCGATGGCGGCGAGGTGTGGACCTACCGCGACGCGAAGACCGGCGAGATCGCCCTGTTGCTCTTCAGCGACGCGGTGAACAAGCCCGAGAACCTGCCGCCCGCGGTGGGGCTGCAGAGCCCGGCGTGGCTGCGCACGTTCCTGAAGCGCTACGAATCGACGATCACGACGGTGTTCCTCGACATCGCGGGTCCGCATCCGATGCAGGCATCGCCCGCTGAGCTGCTGCGCGCGCTCGAGGCGTAG
- the radA gene encoding DNA repair protein RadA: MARSTSTFRCTECGWSTVKWVGRCSECQQWGTVVDVAEATGIVRAVQAVQLGEARTARSIVEVQTEDAAHRPSGIGEFDRVLGGGIVAGAAILLSGEPGVGKSTLLLEVAARVAAAGRRVLYVTAEESVAQVRLRAGRTGALHDELYLAAETDLATILGQVDAVSPALLIVDSVQTVSSSLSDGLPGQPSQVREVASTLIRVAKERQLPVLLVGHVTKDGSIAGPRLLEHLVDVVCQFEGDRQNALRFVRALKNRFGPTDEVGCFEMTGEGIAEVPDPSGLFLSSGRSAVSGTCVTVALEGRRALPVEVQALVVSTKAPQPRRVVNGVDPSRVAMIIAVLERRAGFKTLGDHDVYVSTVGGVRLAEPGADLAIAVAIASAMRDRAVPHELAAFGEISLAGEVRPVSAARQRAAEAGRLGYTAILDVESGSVHAAVERAMLASTDARERELDAAF, encoded by the coding sequence ATGGCCCGATCCACCTCCACGTTCCGCTGCACCGAGTGCGGGTGGAGCACCGTCAAGTGGGTGGGCCGCTGCAGCGAGTGCCAGCAGTGGGGCACGGTCGTCGACGTGGCAGAGGCCACGGGCATCGTGCGCGCCGTGCAGGCCGTGCAACTCGGCGAGGCGCGCACCGCGCGATCGATCGTCGAGGTGCAGACCGAAGACGCCGCGCACCGCCCGAGCGGCATCGGCGAGTTCGACCGGGTGCTCGGCGGCGGCATCGTCGCGGGCGCCGCGATCCTGCTCTCGGGCGAGCCGGGCGTCGGCAAGTCCACGCTCCTGCTCGAGGTGGCAGCACGCGTCGCCGCCGCCGGCCGCCGCGTGCTCTACGTCACGGCCGAAGAGTCGGTGGCGCAGGTGCGGCTCCGCGCCGGGCGCACCGGCGCCCTGCACGACGAGCTCTACCTCGCCGCAGAGACCGACCTCGCGACGATCCTCGGCCAGGTCGACGCCGTCTCCCCCGCGCTCCTCATCGTCGACTCGGTGCAGACCGTCTCCTCATCGCTCTCCGACGGGCTGCCCGGGCAACCGAGTCAGGTTCGCGAAGTCGCCTCCACCCTCATCCGCGTCGCGAAGGAGCGGCAGCTTCCCGTGCTGCTCGTGGGCCACGTCACGAAAGACGGTTCGATCGCCGGCCCCCGCCTGCTCGAGCACCTCGTCGACGTCGTGTGCCAGTTCGAGGGCGACCGCCAGAACGCGCTGCGATTCGTGCGCGCCCTCAAGAACCGGTTCGGTCCGACCGACGAGGTCGGCTGCTTCGAGATGACCGGCGAGGGCATCGCCGAGGTTCCAGACCCGTCAGGCCTCTTCCTCTCGAGCGGTCGTAGTGCGGTGAGCGGCACCTGCGTCACCGTCGCCCTCGAGGGTCGGCGAGCGCTGCCGGTCGAGGTGCAGGCGCTCGTGGTCTCCACGAAGGCCCCGCAACCGAGGCGCGTCGTCAACGGGGTCGACCCCTCACGCGTCGCCATGATCATCGCCGTGCTCGAACGCCGTGCCGGGTTCAAGACCCTCGGCGATCACGACGTCTACGTCTCCACCGTCGGCGGGGTTCGGCTCGCCGAGCCCGGCGCCGACCTCGCGATCGCCGTGGCCATCGCCTCGGCCATGCGCGACCGCGCGGTGCCCCACGAGCTCGCCGCGTTCGGCGAGATCAGCCTCGCCGGCGAGGTTCGCCCCGTCTCGGCGGCGAGACAGCGCGCGGCCGAGGCCGGGCGGCTCGGTTACACGGCCATCCTCGACGTCGAGTCCGGCAGCGTCCACGCCGCCGTCGAGCGCGCCATGCTGGCCTCGACCGATGCGCGCGAACGAGAACTCGACGCCGCCTTCTGA
- a CDS encoding flavin-containing monooxygenase, translating to MRADVDVLVIGAGQAGLAVSHELDRAAVEHVVLERDRVGATWADRWDSFRLVTPNHTIRLPGGEYSGTEPDGYLGRDEIGDHLRAYADSFAAPVEEGTAVESLRRDADSADSPGSAGSDGSGERDGSDVFIAETSTGRLRARRVVVCTGAYQREHRPAVIDEIAREVPVIGATEYRSPAATPGGTVLIVGGGQSGCQIASELVHAGREVVVAASRAPAMPRRVDGRDIADWLIDLGFFDQTLADMPSPAVRFASNPLATGAGGGHDLNLRTLAADGVRLIGHVTGVDGTRVAAADDLAESVAVGDGAFAEICSAIGRLCAARGLPVPGLPELPATELTTADPPDLADLGLVVNACGFRPAYDWIAIPGIVDDMGFPVQENGASASVPGLFFAGVPWMRTRKSPLLLGVGEDAEIVVRQLAAR from the coding sequence ATGCGGGCCGACGTCGACGTCCTCGTGATCGGAGCCGGACAGGCCGGACTCGCGGTGAGTCACGAACTCGACCGAGCCGCTGTCGAACATGTCGTGCTGGAGCGCGACCGGGTCGGCGCCACGTGGGCGGATCGATGGGACAGCTTCAGGCTCGTCACGCCGAACCACACGATCCGGTTACCGGGTGGCGAGTACAGCGGCACGGAACCCGACGGGTACCTGGGCCGCGATGAGATCGGCGACCATCTCCGCGCGTACGCGGATTCCTTCGCGGCGCCGGTCGAGGAGGGCACGGCGGTCGAATCACTCCGACGCGACGCCGACAGCGCCGACAGCCCCGGCAGCGCCGGCAGCGACGGGAGCGGCGAGCGCGACGGCAGCGACGTATTCATCGCCGAGACCTCGACCGGCCGCCTCCGTGCACGACGCGTCGTCGTGTGCACCGGCGCCTACCAGCGTGAGCACCGCCCCGCCGTCATCGACGAGATCGCGCGCGAGGTGCCCGTCATCGGGGCCACGGAGTATCGTTCACCGGCCGCGACACCGGGCGGCACCGTGTTGATCGTCGGCGGCGGTCAATCAGGCTGTCAGATCGCGTCGGAGCTGGTGCACGCCGGCCGCGAGGTCGTGGTCGCCGCAAGCCGCGCGCCGGCCATGCCGCGCCGAGTGGACGGTCGTGACATCGCCGACTGGCTCATCGACCTCGGCTTCTTCGACCAGACCCTCGCCGACATGCCGTCGCCCGCCGTGCGGTTCGCGTCGAACCCGCTCGCCACGGGAGCCGGCGGGGGCCATGACCTCAACCTCCGCACACTCGCGGCCGACGGGGTACGCCTGATCGGCCATGTCACCGGCGTCGACGGCACGCGGGTCGCGGCCGCCGACGATCTCGCCGAGTCGGTCGCCGTGGGCGACGGCGCCTTCGCCGAGATCTGCTCGGCGATCGGGCGACTGTGCGCGGCGCGAGGGCTGCCGGTGCCCGGACTCCCCGAACTTCCGGCGACCGAACTCACGACCGCCGACCCGCCCGATCTCGCCGACCTCGGCCTGGTCGTCAACGCATGCGGGTTCCGCCCGGCCTACGACTGGATCGCGATCCCCGGCATCGTCGATGACATGGGATTCCCCGTGCAGGAGAACGGCGCGAGCGCGAGCGTTCCCGGACTCTTCTTCGCCGGCGTCCCGTGGATGCGCACACGCAAGTCACCGCTCCTGCTGGGTGTCGGCGAGGACGCCGAGATCGTCGTCAGGCAGCTCGCTGCTCGGTGA
- a CDS encoding SGNH/GDSL hydrolase family protein, translating into MTVSSISPLDAQRPSVAAGARLAASTVLGAVGVRPFRARMLENASTLNDTLPVHSKWWREHAKAEGELLYVAIGDSTAQGIGASRPDHSYVGVLADGLRAATGRSVRVVNLSVSGATTTLAVHDQLPRFRTLLRLQPDVVTVSIGANDIADWNPARFDRDIRSLFAALPAHAVVADLPCFHLPRNERKVAEANRMLRAAAREHGLVVAPLHEVTRRQGLRGILTQFARDMFHPNDHGYAVWAEAFRPALAPVVERLVERDASASAWSRVTEQRAA; encoded by the coding sequence GTGACCGTCTCTTCCATCTCTCCCCTCGACGCGCAACGCCCGAGTGTCGCCGCGGGCGCCCGGCTCGCCGCGTCGACCGTGCTCGGCGCGGTCGGCGTGCGGCCGTTCCGCGCGCGCATGCTCGAGAACGCATCGACCCTGAACGACACGCTGCCCGTGCACTCGAAGTGGTGGCGCGAGCATGCGAAGGCCGAGGGCGAGCTGCTCTACGTCGCGATCGGCGACAGCACCGCCCAGGGCATCGGCGCCTCCCGCCCCGACCACAGCTACGTGGGTGTGCTCGCCGACGGGCTGCGCGCGGCGACCGGCCGGAGCGTGCGCGTCGTGAACCTCAGCGTCTCGGGTGCGACGACCACGCTCGCGGTGCACGACCAGCTGCCGCGCTTCCGCACCCTGTTGCGCCTCCAGCCCGACGTGGTCACGGTCTCGATCGGCGCGAACGACATCGCCGACTGGAACCCGGCGCGGTTCGACCGCGACATCCGCTCGCTCTTCGCCGCACTGCCCGCGCACGCCGTCGTGGCCGACCTGCCGTGCTTTCACCTGCCCCGCAACGAACGCAAGGTCGCCGAGGCGAATCGGATGCTGCGCGCAGCCGCCCGCGAGCACGGACTCGTCGTGGCGCCGCTCCACGAGGTGACGCGGCGACAGGGACTCCGCGGCATCCTGACGCAGTTCGCGCGCGACATGTTCCATCCGAACGACCACGGCTACGCGGTGTGGGCGGAGGCATTCCGGCCGGCACTCGCCCCCGTCGTCGAGCGGCTCGTGGAGCGAGATGCCTCAGCGAGTGCGTGGTCACGCGTCACCGAGCAGCGAGCTGCCTGA
- a CDS encoding Fic family protein yields MPTDSSGSDSRTSVLSWPALDYELHRWAPRAPQIHSNAAVRRQTGHYRAAVTPEIADLDVRLSAESARDLEEAAAALVAFDSHAQKTLGINNPALGPMSAILLRTESASSSQIEQLTTSAKQLALAELDEGNGGAHGSGKANARTVIGNVRAMEAALALADHVNAETILAMHSALLRHQYGFEDEAGRFRHEQVWIGGEGAGPIGAEFVAPHHDRVRRAVDDLVVFIDREDIPVLAQVAISHAQFETIHPFVDGNGRTGRAVAQSVIHHKRLVTSTTVPISAGLLVDTERYFGALDAYRDGDAGPIVRAFADASRLAAFTGTALVNELAEQLEIAREQLGGVRTDAAAWKLLPTLIGQPVVNTRYLQQRLAMSEASSLRALDTLVERGVLIERTGYGRNRVWQHSGIIAVLDAYAAGIRRRAQRRA; encoded by the coding sequence ATGCCAACGGATAGCAGCGGAAGCGACTCCCGCACCTCGGTGCTGTCCTGGCCTGCCCTCGACTACGAGTTGCATCGCTGGGCGCCGCGCGCGCCCCAGATCCACTCCAACGCCGCGGTGCGTCGGCAGACAGGGCACTACCGCGCCGCAGTCACGCCTGAGATCGCCGACCTCGATGTTCGGCTCAGCGCGGAGAGCGCGCGTGACCTCGAGGAGGCAGCCGCCGCACTCGTCGCATTCGACAGCCATGCGCAGAAGACGCTCGGCATCAACAACCCCGCCTTGGGGCCGATGTCGGCGATCCTGCTACGCACGGAGAGCGCCTCGAGTTCTCAGATCGAACAACTGACAACCTCGGCGAAACAGCTCGCGCTCGCAGAGCTCGACGAAGGCAACGGCGGCGCGCACGGTTCGGGCAAAGCCAACGCGCGCACGGTGATCGGCAATGTCCGAGCAATGGAAGCCGCACTCGCGCTCGCAGATCACGTGAACGCCGAGACCATCCTCGCCATGCACTCGGCGCTGCTGCGTCACCAGTACGGCTTCGAAGACGAAGCCGGCCGATTCCGGCATGAGCAAGTGTGGATCGGCGGTGAAGGTGCCGGCCCGATCGGTGCTGAGTTCGTCGCGCCGCACCACGACCGCGTGAGGCGAGCCGTCGACGATCTCGTCGTCTTCATCGATCGCGAGGACATCCCCGTCCTTGCGCAGGTCGCGATCTCGCACGCCCAATTCGAGACGATCCACCCCTTCGTCGACGGCAACGGCAGAACCGGGCGCGCCGTGGCCCAATCGGTCATCCATCACAAGCGCCTGGTCACCAGCACCACGGTGCCGATCTCGGCAGGGCTGCTGGTCGACACCGAGCGGTACTTCGGTGCGCTCGACGCATACCGGGACGGCGACGCCGGCCCCATCGTCCGCGCCTTCGCGGATGCCTCGCGCCTGGCGGCGTTCACCGGGACGGCGCTCGTGAACGAGCTCGCCGAACAGCTCGAGATCGCTCGAGAGCAGCTCGGCGGCGTGCGTACCGATGCCGCTGCGTGGAAGCTCCTGCCCACCCTGATCGGCCAGCCGGTCGTCAACACCAGGTACCTGCAGCAACGACTCGCGATGTCGGAGGCGTCGTCGTTACGCGCACTCGACACCCTCGTCGAACGGGGCGTGCTCATCGAGCGCACCGGCTATGGGCGCAAT